One window from the genome of Candidatus Limnocylindrales bacterium encodes:
- a CDS encoding sugar ABC transporter permease — translation MRRDLRYGLFFTSPAIAFFLLFWILPVLLALYYSLTRWKVGRPATFIGLKNYIDLFTDPQFHQSVKASVVITLLVVTGTLVLSLLLAVLLNDDRLRGSHLIKALIILPVVTDWVATGLVWQLIFLPYSGVLAGIFSFLGLYNFMGLGWTATKSLAPFAIVIFIIWKTTGLYTIIFLAGLKGIPRQYTEAAIVDGANARQVFFNITLPLLRPITVFVLVTAFVSTMGLFEPVFMLTGGGPADATRVLPIFLYENFFQFRNGGYASAAGVLFLIFCLGFALISARILRYSYYE, via the coding sequence ATGCGCCGCGATCTGAGATACGGACTCTTCTTCACTTCACCAGCGATAGCGTTTTTCCTGTTGTTTTGGATTCTCCCTGTACTGCTGGCGCTCTACTACAGCTTAACCAGATGGAAAGTGGGGCGCCCTGCAACGTTTATCGGTCTGAAGAATTATATCGACCTGTTCACGGATCCCCAATTTCATCAATCGGTAAAAGCTTCAGTCGTTATTACCCTTCTGGTTGTTACAGGTACACTGGTTCTTTCTCTCCTCCTTGCAGTTCTCCTCAACGATGACCGTCTGCGGGGGAGTCATTTGATTAAAGCTTTAATCATTTTACCGGTTGTCACCGATTGGGTAGCAACCGGACTCGTCTGGCAGCTTATTTTTTTGCCTTATTCCGGGGTTCTGGCGGGTATTTTCTCTTTTCTGGGTCTGTATAACTTCATGGGACTCGGCTGGACAGCAACTAAATCCCTTGCTCCCTTTGCCATTGTGATCTTTATTATCTGGAAGACCACCGGTTTGTATACGATCATCTTTCTGGCCGGATTAAAGGGCATTCCACGACAATACACAGAAGCTGCTATCGTCGATGGAGCCAATGCCCGGCAGGTCTTTTTTAATATTACCTTGCCCCTCCTTCGCCCCATTACGGTTTTTGTGCTGGTCACTGCGTTTGTAAGTACCATGGGTCTCTTTGAACCTGTTTTTATGTTAACAGGAGGGGGTCCGGCAGATGCTACCCGCGTTCTTCCGATTTTCTTGTACGAGAATTTTTTTCAATTTCGTAATGGAGGGTATGCCAGCGCAGCGGGTGTATTGTTTTTGATTTTTTGCCTGGGTTTTGCGCTGATCTCGGCACGAATCCTTCGATATAGTTACTACGAGTAA
- a CDS encoding carbohydrate ABC transporter permease — translation MDRFARIFKYLVLTLYCLFSVIPFIWMLSASFKRPDDVLTVPIQWIPPVWQPKNYLQALFEPRFAGYSISTFMINSIIVALMTSLLSMGLSTFVGYGFAKFKFRGRDVLLWGILSTTLLPFSSVIIPLYLIVRMLGLLDNLWALIIPFALTGQSIFLARQFILTLPSELIDAARVDGAGELQIFVRVVFPLLGPAIVTLGLMTFLFSWNQFLWPLVVLSSQKVFTLPLGLSLMGLGSTFLVDYHLWMAAATLAVLPPLVFFLILERPYLRGLETLSGLKE, via the coding sequence ATGGATAGGTTTGCCCGAATCTTCAAGTATCTGGTGCTCACGCTGTACTGTCTTTTCAGTGTGATCCCCTTTATCTGGATGCTGTCGGCCTCATTCAAGCGCCCCGACGATGTATTGACGGTCCCTATTCAATGGATTCCCCCAGTATGGCAACCCAAAAATTACTTGCAGGCTTTGTTCGAACCCCGTTTTGCAGGTTACAGTATCTCGACTTTTATGATTAACAGTATTATCGTAGCGCTTATGACCAGCCTTTTATCTATGGGTCTCTCAACGTTCGTCGGTTATGGATTTGCCAAGTTTAAATTCCGGGGTCGTGATGTTTTATTATGGGGAATCCTGAGTACTACATTGTTACCCTTTTCATCGGTTATCATCCCACTTTATCTGATCGTTCGCATGCTCGGTTTGCTGGATAATTTATGGGCGCTGATTATTCCCTTTGCCTTGACCGGGCAGAGTATTTTTCTGGCCCGTCAGTTTATTCTGACTTTACCTTCCGAACTAATCGATGCAGCCCGTGTAGATGGAGCCGGTGAGTTGCAAATCTTTGTACGGGTTGTTTTTCCCCTGTTGGGTCCGGCCATTGTAACCCTGGGTCTCATGACATTTCTTTTTTCCTGGAATCAATTTCTCTGGCCGCTGGTTGTTTTGTCTTCCCAAAAGGTATTCACGCTGCCCCTGGGATTATCCCTGATGGGACTCGGTTCAACTTTTCTGGTGGATTACCATCTTTGGATGGCGGCGGCCACGCTGGCAGTACTTCCGCCGCTTGTCTTTTTCTTAATCTTAGAGCGGCCTTACTTGCGAGGGTTAGAAACCCTTTCGGGTTTGAAGGAATAG
- a CDS encoding ankyrin repeat domain-containing protein gives MVKKSLSGCWLLLLCLVAGMATAADKATINEFFTAVKIGDTDKVRTLITANPELINIKDRYHSTPLHHAIGMGHWEITKLLVDQGADINAKTRSGITPLHMAISSGNRKMVELLLAKGANINGGTDYDVTPLHAATDLDNREIAELLITKGADIGARTGHGTTPLHIAAYDGHKDMVEFLLGKGADLNARDKDGSTPLHLAAYGGKREVVELLLARGADIHAKNDEGDTPLHVAASRGKSEVVELLLTKGAEINARNKNGSTPLHLAASKGQQEVVKILLVKGADIHAKNDKGETPLDVADPDLVSLLQGH, from the coding sequence ATGGTTAAGAAAAGCTTGTCGGGTTGTTGGCTTCTGCTGTTGTGTTTGGTAGCAGGAATGGCCACGGCAGCAGATAAAGCCACGATAAATGAATTTTTTACTGCAGTCAAAATAGGGGATACAGATAAAGTCCGTACCCTAATAACTGCCAATCCCGAACTGATAAATATAAAGGATCGCTACCATTCTACCCCGTTACACCATGCGATTGGTATGGGTCATTGGGAGATTACGAAACTTTTGGTGGACCAGGGGGCCGATATCAATGCGAAGACGCGAAGTGGTATTACACCGCTACATATGGCCATCTCTTCAGGCAATCGGAAGATGGTAGAGCTTCTTCTGGCCAAAGGAGCCAATATTAATGGGGGAACTGACTATGATGTAACTCCCCTCCATGCAGCCACAGATCTGGATAATCGAGAGATTGCAGAGCTTCTCATCACCAAAGGGGCCGATATAGGTGCAAGAACCGGTCACGGGACCACCCCTTTACATATCGCGGCCTATGACGGTCATAAAGACATGGTAGAGTTTCTCCTGGGTAAGGGGGCCGATCTCAATGCCAGGGATAAGGATGGGTCTACTCCTCTGCATTTGGCGGCTTATGGGGGAAAGCGGGAGGTTGTAGAGCTTCTCCTTGCCAGGGGAGCCGATATCCACGCAAAAAACGATGAAGGGGATACTCCGCTCCACGTTGCAGCTTCTCGAGGTAAGTCAGAAGTGGTGGAACTTCTCCTTACCAAAGGGGCCGAGATTAATGCCAGGAATAAAAATGGATCGACCCCTCTACATTTAGCAGCCTCTAAGGGTCAGCAAGAAGTTGTGAAGATCCTCCTGGTCAAGGGAGCAGATATCCATGCCAAGAACGATAAGGGTGAAACTCCTCTGGATGTAGCCGATCCGGATTTGGTTTCGCTCCTCCAAGGACATTGA
- the ppdK gene encoding pyruvate, phosphate dikinase yields the protein MARKKYVYFFGGGKAEGNAKMRNLLGGKGAGLAEMTNLGIPVPPGFTISTEACNEFYKNQKRYPEGMWDEVEENLSRLENLMGAKLGDPDNPLLVSVRSGARASMPGMMDTILNLGLNDQTVQGLIKRTGNERFAYDSYRRFITMFSNVVLGIDRDEFEKLLEEKKKEVGVKLDTELTAEDLKDLVKKYKALVKRKTGKDFPQDPKEQLRMAIGAVFNSWNNKRAIEYRRIYGIPEEWGTAANVQAMVFGNMGENSGTGVAFTRDPSTGEKVFYGDYLPNAQGEDVVAGIRTPQKITTLKDSHPEIYRQLEEVYQKLESHYRDMQDIEFTVQDGKLYMLQTRTGKRTALAAVKIAVDMVQEGLISKEEAIMRVEPDQLDQLLHPIFDPKAKVKPIAKGLPASPGAAVGKVVFSADRAKEWADKGEKVILVRPETSPEDIVGMYAAQGILTSRGGVTSHAAVVGRGMGKCCVVGCGAITIDEEAGQFMVDGIVVKEGDYISLNGNTGEVILGQVPLIQASLTGEFKTFMDWVDEIRTLGVRANADTPEDARIARNFGAEGIGLARTEHMFFGEDRIPWVRKMIMAEDDKTRKKSLEKLLPMQREDFIGIFKAMDGLPVTIRLLDPPLHEFLPNRDEILVKLTELRMELKRRLKADRKKQIQAQVEELEKTLKAIDNLREFNPMLGHRGCRLGISFPAISEMQVRAIFEAAVEVKKQGIKVFPEVMIPLTGTVEEMRITREDTVRVAEEVMREAGVRVDYLVGTMIEVPRAALIADKIAQYAEFFSFGTNDLTQMTFGYSRDDVGKFLPYYLEKKILKADPFATIDQEGVGELVKMATQKGRSARPNLKVGVCGEHGGDPASVEFFYQVGLNYVSCSPYRIPVARLAAAQAKLKAEKEIAVSTSV from the coding sequence ATGGCCAGAAAAAAATATGTTTATTTCTTTGGCGGTGGTAAAGCCGAGGGAAATGCAAAAATGCGAAATCTATTAGGTGGAAAAGGGGCCGGTTTAGCCGAAATGACCAATTTAGGAATTCCGGTGCCACCTGGATTTACCATCAGTACAGAGGCTTGTAACGAGTTTTATAAAAACCAGAAACGTTATCCAGAAGGGATGTGGGATGAAGTTGAAGAGAATTTGAGCCGATTAGAGAATCTCATGGGAGCAAAACTGGGAGATCCCGATAATCCTCTCCTGGTCTCTGTTCGATCTGGTGCAAGGGCTTCCATGCCCGGTATGATGGATACCATACTCAATCTGGGCTTGAATGATCAGACGGTTCAGGGGTTGATTAAACGAACCGGTAATGAACGCTTTGCCTATGATAGCTATCGGCGGTTTATTACCATGTTCTCCAATGTTGTCCTGGGTATAGATCGGGATGAGTTTGAGAAGCTCTTAGAGGAAAAGAAAAAAGAGGTAGGGGTAAAACTGGATACCGAACTGACTGCCGAGGATCTGAAGGATCTGGTGAAGAAATACAAAGCTCTGGTCAAGAGGAAAACGGGAAAAGATTTCCCTCAAGACCCAAAAGAGCAATTGAGAATGGCCATTGGGGCAGTATTTAATTCCTGGAACAATAAACGAGCCATCGAGTATCGGAGGATTTATGGGATTCCGGAAGAATGGGGTACAGCTGCCAATGTTCAGGCCATGGTTTTTGGAAATATGGGAGAGAACTCAGGAACCGGGGTAGCTTTCACCCGGGATCCAAGTACCGGAGAGAAAGTCTTTTATGGGGATTATCTTCCTAATGCCCAGGGAGAAGATGTAGTGGCAGGGATTCGGACGCCCCAGAAGATTACTACTTTAAAAGATTCTCATCCAGAAATTTATCGACAACTGGAAGAGGTTTATCAAAAACTCGAGAGTCATTATCGAGACATGCAGGACATAGAGTTTACCGTCCAGGATGGTAAACTTTATATGCTTCAGACCCGAACCGGTAAACGAACCGCGCTGGCTGCCGTTAAGATTGCCGTGGATATGGTTCAGGAAGGTCTCATTTCTAAGGAAGAAGCCATTATGCGGGTGGAACCCGACCAGTTAGACCAACTGCTTCATCCGATTTTTGACCCCAAGGCAAAGGTTAAACCCATCGCAAAGGGTTTACCGGCTTCACCCGGTGCCGCAGTCGGAAAAGTCGTCTTTAGTGCGGATCGGGCTAAAGAATGGGCGGATAAAGGGGAAAAGGTGATTTTGGTCCGTCCGGAGACCTCCCCCGAAGATATAGTGGGTATGTATGCAGCACAGGGTATTCTGACCTCTCGAGGCGGTGTCACTTCCCATGCGGCGGTTGTAGGTCGGGGGATGGGTAAATGCTGTGTAGTAGGATGCGGAGCTATTACGATAGATGAAGAGGCCGGTCAGTTCATGGTAGATGGCATTGTGGTCAAGGAAGGAGATTATATTTCTCTCAATGGAAATACCGGAGAGGTGATTCTCGGACAGGTTCCCCTTATTCAAGCCTCCCTGACAGGAGAATTCAAGACTTTCATGGACTGGGTAGATGAAATCCGAACCCTGGGGGTCCGGGCTAACGCAGATACCCCGGAAGATGCAAGAATTGCCAGAAACTTCGGCGCTGAAGGCATTGGCCTGGCCAGGACCGAACACATGTTCTTCGGAGAAGACCGCATCCCCTGGGTACGAAAAATGATTATGGCCGAGGATGACAAAACCCGGAAAAAAAGCCTGGAAAAACTACTTCCCATGCAACGAGAAGACTTCATCGGAATCTTTAAAGCCATGGACGGATTACCGGTTACCATCCGACTTCTGGACCCGCCGCTTCATGAATTCCTTCCCAATCGAGACGAGATCCTGGTGAAGCTTACTGAATTACGCATGGAGTTAAAAAGACGATTGAAAGCAGACCGGAAAAAGCAGATTCAGGCTCAGGTTGAAGAACTCGAAAAAACCCTGAAGGCCATTGATAACCTTCGAGAATTTAACCCTATGTTGGGGCATCGAGGATGCCGCCTGGGGATTAGTTTTCCGGCCATTTCCGAAATGCAAGTACGGGCTATTTTTGAAGCGGCTGTAGAAGTTAAAAAGCAAGGAATTAAGGTATTCCCCGAAGTAATGATTCCACTCACAGGAACTGTGGAAGAGATGCGTATCACCCGAGAAGATACCGTTCGGGTTGCCGAAGAAGTCATGCGAGAGGCCGGAGTTCGAGTTGATTACCTGGTAGGTACCATGATCGAGGTTCCCCGAGCGGCCCTCATCGCCGATAAGATTGCCCAATACGCCGAGTTTTTCTCCTTTGGAACCAACGACCTTACCCAAATGACCTTTGGTTATAGCCGGGATGATGTAGGAAAGTTTCTTCCCTATTATCTGGAGAAAAAGATCCTCAAGGCCGATCCCTTCGCCACTATCGATCAGGAGGGGGTAGGTGAATTGGTCAAGATGGCTACGCAGAAAGGGCGCTCGGCCCGTCCCAACTTAAAAGTGGGAGTCTGCGGCGAACACGGCGGAGATCCCGCTTCGGTAGAATTCTTCTATCAGGTAGGTTTAAACTATGTGAGCTGCTCCCCCTATCGTATTCCCGTTGCAAGGCTGGCCGCTGCGCAGGCAAAACTCAAAGCGGAAAAGGAGATCGCCGTCTCAACTTCGGTATAA
- a CDS encoding carboxymuconolactone decarboxylase family protein: protein MPTVKLISEEEASGKVLEIFEDIKKTKQIDFVPNVWKALATNPDYLEITWKKLKAIMTPGKLDMLTKEIIALAVSITNGCTYCINSHTAAVKKLGLDNEALGELIAVVDLFNGMNRVANAYQIEPDVKPKEE, encoded by the coding sequence ATGCCAACCGTTAAACTAATTTCCGAGGAAGAAGCATCGGGAAAAGTCCTTGAGATCTTTGAAGATATCAAAAAAACAAAGCAGATTGACTTTGTTCCCAACGTATGGAAAGCTCTGGCTACCAATCCCGATTACCTGGAAATTACCTGGAAAAAGCTAAAAGCTATCATGACTCCCGGTAAGTTAGATATGCTCACGAAAGAGATTATCGCCCTGGCCGTATCCATTACCAATGGGTGTACCTATTGTATTAACTCCCATACGGCGGCTGTTAAAAAACTGGGTTTAGATAACGAAGCGCTGGGAGAGCTTATTGCCGTGGTAGATTTATTTAACGGTATGAATCGGGTAGCTAATGCTTATCAAATTGAACCGGATGTCAAACCGAAAGAAGAATAG
- the rplC gene encoding 50S ribosomal protein L3 encodes MALGILGRKIGMTQIFDAEGNVVPVTVIEAGPCSIVQKKTVASDQYNAIQLGFIDKKESRVTKPLLGHFKAAQVTPKRYLKEIRLEPDEIVEYSKGDEIRVNIFKPGEYVDVTGWSKGRGFAGVVKRYGFAGFPASHGTHEYFRHGGAIGCRTSPGRIFKGKRMPGRMGNERKTIQNLQVVSIREDQNLLLVKGAVPGSNGSLLIIRKAVKGKK; translated from the coding sequence ATGGCTCTGGGAATATTAGGAAGAAAGATCGGAATGACTCAGATTTTTGATGCAGAAGGTAACGTAGTACCGGTAACGGTCATCGAAGCCGGTCCCTGTTCCATCGTTCAGAAGAAAACGGTCGCGTCGGACCAGTATAATGCCATTCAACTGGGATTTATAGATAAGAAAGAATCGCGAGTTACCAAGCCTCTACTCGGTCATTTTAAAGCGGCTCAGGTAACTCCCAAACGATACCTTAAAGAGATTCGACTGGAACCGGATGAAATTGTGGAGTACTCGAAAGGAGATGAGATCAGGGTAAATATTTTTAAACCGGGGGAATATGTAGACGTTACCGGCTGGTCCAAAGGAAGAGGTTTTGCAGGGGTAGTAAAACGCTATGGTTTTGCCGGATTTCCTGCCTCCCATGGAACCCATGAATATTTCAGACATGGAGGTGCTATCGGATGTAGAACCTCACCCGGTCGAATCTTTAAAGGAAAACGCATGCCGGGTCGAATGGGAAACGAACGGAAAACGATCCAGAACCTTCAAGTCGTAAGTATTCGGGAGGATCAAAATCTTCTACTCGTCAAAGGGGCCGTCCCGGGAAGCAATGGCTCTTTATTGATTATCCGAAAAGCCGTCAAAGGAAAGAAGTGA
- a CDS encoding GDSL-type esterase/lipase family protein encodes MNKILIIFFFSLFFILGCDDNSSHNPTLPRETPTPRPTATPKPTPTPTPTPTPLPFTGSVTIVAFGDSITAGQGSSFGGYPTILEQDLESAVGGTITVFNQGKPGINSSEGVSLINKVLPSRGIVLIMLGTNDVVNPGECPIPFDCHTLDNLKQMLDISRSRGIVPMLATIPPVNPKGREAASEPDVNDLNGGIRTLATQEQVILAEVHDTMVLAGGSDLSSLFSDGVHPNDEGYRVIAQAWLDAFARSNILQEFKMELRKLHSSRKFITTRLPDLPWIGSR; translated from the coding sequence ATGAATAAAATTCTCATTATTTTTTTCTTTTCGCTATTTTTTATTTTAGGTTGTGACGACAACAGTTCCCATAATCCCACCCTGCCTCGAGAAACCCCAACCCCCAGACCAACAGCAACACCTAAGCCAACCCCAACTCCCACGCCGACTCCTACTCCCCTTCCTTTTACGGGGAGTGTTACCATTGTGGCTTTTGGGGATAGTATCACTGCCGGGCAAGGATCCAGTTTTGGAGGCTATCCAACTATACTCGAGCAGGATTTAGAGAGTGCTGTAGGAGGAACCATTACGGTATTTAATCAGGGAAAACCTGGAATAAACTCTTCGGAAGGGGTTAGTTTAATCAATAAAGTCTTGCCCAGCAGAGGGATCGTCTTGATTATGTTGGGAACAAACGATGTGGTCAATCCGGGAGAATGTCCTATACCTTTCGATTGTCACACCCTCGATAACCTGAAGCAAATGTTGGATATTTCTCGATCTCGAGGCATTGTACCCATGTTAGCTACCATTCCCCCGGTAAATCCTAAAGGAAGAGAAGCCGCCTCAGAACCCGATGTCAATGATTTGAATGGAGGCATTCGCACCCTTGCAACACAAGAACAGGTTATCCTGGCCGAGGTTCATGATACCATGGTCCTTGCCGGAGGGAGCGATCTATCTTCCCTTTTCTCAGATGGTGTCCATCCCAATGATGAAGGATATCGGGTAATAGCTCAGGCCTGGCTCGATGCATTTGCCAGGTCTAATATACTTCAGGAATTTAAAATGGAGCTGCGAAAATTGCACTCTTCTAGGAAGTTTATAACTACCCGGTTGCCAGACCTTCCCTGGATAGGTAGTAGATAA
- a CDS encoding MogA/MoaB family molybdenum cofactor biosynthesis protein: MDKPSHHSHSKEKEFKSHEAHKAQAPSSIRCMVITVSDTRKEETDISGKSIQEHLIKNGHQVVAYQIVKDEAQEIQNLLRQGVANPEVQVIIFNGGTGIAPRDVTYEALERLLDKKIDGFGEIFRYLSYKEIGSAAILSRALAGVCNRKIVFSIPGSPGAVELAMRELILPEMGHLVREANKEVSLNSDQL; the protein is encoded by the coding sequence ATGGATAAACCATCCCATCATTCCCACAGCAAAGAAAAGGAATTTAAGTCCCATGAGGCGCATAAAGCACAGGCCCCTTCGAGTATTCGATGCATGGTTATAACAGTTAGCGATACCCGGAAAGAAGAAACCGATATCAGTGGAAAATCGATTCAAGAACATTTGATAAAAAACGGTCATCAGGTCGTCGCCTATCAGATTGTAAAAGATGAAGCCCAAGAAATCCAAAATCTTCTTCGGCAAGGGGTTGCAAATCCGGAGGTTCAGGTAATCATCTTCAACGGCGGAACCGGGATTGCGCCTCGGGATGTGACCTATGAAGCCTTAGAGAGGTTATTAGATAAAAAGATTGATGGGTTTGGAGAAATCTTTCGATATTTAAGTTATAAAGAAATAGGCTCGGCAGCCATACTCAGCCGTGCATTAGCCGGGGTTTGCAATCGAAAGATAGTCTTTTCTATTCCTGGATCCCCAGGAGCTGTAGAACTGGCCATGCGCGAGTTGATTCTGCCGGAGATGGGACATTTGGTCCGGGAAGCTAATAAAGAAGTATCCCTTAATTCTGACCAACTCTAA
- the dcd gene encoding dCTP deaminase, producing MTLKSDRWIRKMCLEHKLIDPFVDRQIRDGVISYGLSSYGYDIRVADEFRIFTDVNATILDPKNLDPKSFVNFKGEICVLPPNSFALARSLEYIRMPRNVTALLTCKSTYIRCGILIPTTVLEAGWEGIITLEVANTTPLPAKVYAGEGICQILFFEGDEECLISYADRQGKYQKQQGLTLPKV from the coding sequence GTGACCCTTAAATCTGACAGATGGATCAGAAAGATGTGTTTAGAACACAAGCTGATTGATCCCTTTGTAGACCGGCAAATCCGTGATGGGGTTATCTCTTATGGATTATCTTCCTACGGCTATGATATCCGGGTAGCGGATGAATTCCGCATCTTTACCGATGTAAACGCCACAATCCTGGACCCCAAAAATTTAGATCCCAAATCCTTTGTAAATTTTAAAGGGGAGATTTGTGTCCTTCCTCCCAACTCCTTTGCACTGGCCCGGAGTTTGGAATATATCCGAATGCCGAGAAATGTTACGGCGCTGTTAACTTGCAAATCGACGTATATCCGTTGTGGCATCTTGATTCCAACCACCGTTCTTGAAGCAGGCTGGGAGGGAATTATTACCCTGGAAGTGGCCAATACGACTCCCCTCCCTGCAAAAGTATACGCCGGAGAAGGGATTTGTCAGATTTTGTTCTTTGAAGGCGATGAAGAGTGTTTGATTTCCTACGCCGATCGTCAAGGTAAATATCAAAAACAACAGGGTTTGACTCTACCTAAGGTCTGA
- a CDS encoding lysophospholipid acyltransferase family protein — MLATLPRKKSLGRRLLAIGVVNAVFFWGIGWLITFLYSPVPLLLWLIDRSGSRTHRFNGFWSRTLLAVLRTQVTVKGIENIDPQKAYVILSNHQSTSDIWVLMGYLPINFRWVSKDSLFKLPLVGWAMKAAGYIPLKRGDLRSAVQSLELCKEKLAQNISVLIFPEGTRSPDGTVQDFKIGGVKLALETQKPILPVTVLGTRGIIKKNGWQFNMEQKIKIIIDKPISVTGYTKKDKNLLNEQVRKIISTNLQEGGRENQS; from the coding sequence ATGCTTGCAACGTTGCCAAGAAAAAAATCGCTGGGTCGAAGGCTTTTAGCAATAGGTGTCGTCAACGCCGTGTTTTTTTGGGGGATTGGATGGTTGATCACGTTTCTCTATAGTCCAGTTCCCTTGCTTCTTTGGCTTATAGATCGGTCTGGGAGCCGAACCCACCGCTTTAACGGATTCTGGTCACGAACGCTGCTTGCAGTTCTCCGAACGCAGGTGACGGTTAAAGGGATAGAAAATATAGATCCTCAAAAGGCCTATGTAATCCTCTCGAATCATCAAAGCACGTCGGATATTTGGGTGCTGATGGGATACCTTCCTATAAATTTTCGCTGGGTTTCTAAAGATTCTTTATTCAAACTTCCTCTGGTAGGATGGGCCATGAAGGCTGCCGGCTATATTCCCCTTAAACGAGGAGATCTTCGAAGTGCCGTACAGAGTCTGGAGTTGTGCAAGGAAAAGCTAGCTCAAAATATTTCGGTCCTTATTTTCCCAGAAGGAACCCGAAGTCCCGATGGGACTGTACAAGATTTCAAGATCGGCGGTGTGAAATTGGCTTTAGAAACTCAAAAACCCATTCTCCCGGTAACCGTTCTTGGAACCCGAGGGATTATCAAAAAGAACGGCTGGCAATTCAATATGGAACAGAAGATTAAAATTATTATTGATAAACCCATTTCGGTGACCGGATACACCAAAAAAGATAAGAACCTGCTCAACGAGCAAGTTCGAAAGATTATCTCGACAAACCTTCAGGAGGGCGGTCGTGAAAATCAAAGTTAA
- a CDS encoding MoaD/ThiS family protein has product MKIKVKLFASYQDLAGKSEVELKVDPGASVATVLNQLKELFPRLSERLGSNTLIALNAEYVSVTSPVQDGDEVAIFPPVSGGIGAEM; this is encoded by the coding sequence GTGAAAATCAAAGTTAAGCTCTTTGCATCCTATCAAGACCTGGCGGGAAAAAGTGAGGTCGAGCTCAAGGTCGATCCAGGGGCTTCCGTTGCAACAGTTTTAAATCAACTGAAGGAACTATTCCCGAGACTATCCGAGCGTTTGGGCTCTAATACTCTTATTGCCTTGAATGCGGAATACGTTTCTGTTACCAGTCCGGTCCAGGATGGAGATGAGGTAGCGATATTTCCACCGGTGAGTGGAGGAATAGGCGCTGAGATGTAA
- a CDS encoding molybdenum cofactor biosynthesis protein MoaE — protein sequence MYLITEDVITSDAIIDQLRINTSGAIATFLGIAREFSNGRRVVHLEYQAYKPMAEKKLKEIGDEIYKKWQVDKVVIIHRVGVLKIGETSVLIAVAAPHRRPALEACAYGIERIKQIVPIWKKEIWEDGEVWIEGDPFKGPKVN from the coding sequence ATGTATTTAATTACCGAAGATGTCATCACTTCCGATGCCATCATCGATCAACTCCGAATTAATACGTCGGGGGCTATTGCGACTTTTCTGGGGATAGCCAGAGAATTCTCCAACGGACGGCGGGTTGTTCATTTAGAGTACCAGGCTTATAAACCCATGGCCGAGAAAAAACTCAAGGAGATCGGTGACGAGATTTATAAAAAATGGCAGGTGGATAAAGTCGTGATAATTCATCGGGTTGGTGTACTTAAAATCGGAGAAACCAGCGTATTGATTGCCGTAGCGGCCCCCCATAGAAGACCTGCCCTGGAAGCCTGTGCCTATGGCATTGAACGCATCAAACAGATCGTTCCCATCTGGAAAAAAGAAATCTGGGAAGATGGTGAAGTCTGGATCGAAGGGGACCCGTTTAAAGGGCCTAAAGTGAACTAA